One Cryptomeria japonica chromosome 9, Sugi_1.0, whole genome shotgun sequence genomic window carries:
- the LOC131073522 gene encoding pentatricopeptide repeat-containing protein At5g13270, chloroplastic yields the protein MSAIAHLNQNLRALCREARLKEALHILLTTHNAPVDISTYTQLLYLCVVKKALSEGKQIHSHINHTSLSFTPHAFLQNTLINMYDKCGSLADARRVFNQITQPDVFSWNVIIAAHRRHGFPQQALILFHQMQTTAVQSDQFTFSAILPVCAELASLKHGLQIHGKIARFRLQFNVIVMNTVIDMYVKCGSLKKARDLFDKMNEVDVVSWNAMITGYTQNGDFDEASKLFREMSGRNVVSWTAMITGYVQNGLVGKALEMFKQMQLSGKKPNATTLASILPACAQTGALGQGMEINQKIIESGFLSDAVIANALMDIHAGLVDNGCNYFKSVSDFYCITPTMEHYVCVVDLLARAGHLDEALNFTIKMPVKPNVTVWKCLLSTCRSHRNIRLGKLVATLLIELDPTNAAPYVLLSNLYATAGMWTEVQKLRQLMKYRRIKKIPGCSWI from the exons ATGTCGGCAATAGCCCATCTCAATCAAAATTTGAGGGCACTCTGTAGAGAAGCTCGCCTGAAAGAAGCTTTGCACATTCTTCTTACCACCCATAATGCTCCTGTAGACATTTCTACGTATACCCAGCTGCTGTACCTCTGCGTTGTCAAGAAAGCGCTTTCAGAGGGAAAGCAAATCCACTCTCACATCAATCACACTTCTTTGTCATTCACACCGCATGCATTTTTACAAAACACACTCATCAACATGTACGATAAATGCGGAAGTTTGGCGGATGCTCGACGAGTTTTCAACCAAATCACCCAACCAGACGTCTTCTCATGGAATGTGATAATTGCAGCTCACAGAAGACATGGGTTTCCTCAACAGGCATTAATTCTGTTTCACCAGATGCAAACAACAGCTGTCCAATCTGATCAATTCACCTTCTCTGCTATTCTCCCTGTTTGCGCAGAGTTGGCATCTCTTAAACATGGTTTGCAGATCCATGGAAAGATCGCTAGGTTTAGACTTCAATTTAATGTTATTGTTATGAATACTGTGATAGATATGTACGTGAAATGTGGAAGCCTGAAGAAAGCACGCGATTTGTTTGACAAAATGAATGAGGTAGATGTTGTATCGTGGAATGCTATGATTACAGGGTATACAcaaaatggtgattttgatgaGGCTTCCAAGCTTTTCAGAGAAATGTCTGGACGGAACGTCGTCTCATGGACTGCCATGATTACGGGATACGTACAAAACGGGCTTGTTGGGAAAGCCTTGGAGATGTTTAAGCAAATGCAACTGTCTGGTAAAAAGCCAAACGCCACAACCTTGGCAAGCATCCTCCCAGCGTGCGCCCAGACGGGAGCTTTGGGACAGGGTATGGAGATCAATCAGAAGATAATCGAAAGTGGGTTTTTGTCTGACGCTGTAATTGCAAATGCCCTCatggatat CCATGCAGGTCTGGTGGACAATGGCTGTAATTACTTCAAGTCTGTGAGTGACTTTTATTGCATTACTCCTACAATGGAACATTATGTATGTGTGGTTGACCTCCTTGCACGTGCTGGCCATCTTGATGAAGCTCTGAATTTTACCATCAAAATGCCAGTAAAACCTAATGTGACTGTGTGGAAATGCTTGCTTAGCACTTGTAGGTCGCATAGGAATATAAGGCTAGGGAAACTTGTGGCAACACTTCTCATTGAGTTAGATCCTACAAATGCTGCACCTTACGTTCTTCTGTCAAACTTATATGCAACAGCAGGCATGTGGACTGAGGTTCAAAAGCTAAGGCAATTGATGAAATATAGAAGAATAAAAAAGATACCAGGATGTAGTTGGATTTAA